TCGCTTACCTATTTTGCAGGTGCAACTGTAGGTGGTTTATTAGTAGGTGCTAGGGCAGCCGTTGTTGTATCTTCTCGGTCAGATTCTGTTGACAGTAAGTTATTCTCATTGGCAATGGCTATAAGTACAAAAATATCAAAAAAATCTATAACACAGGGGGAATAAAAATTGGAATTATTTAAATACATGGAAACATATGATTACGAACAAACGGTTGTGTGTCAAGATAAAGAGTCAGGTTTAAAAGCGATTATCGCTATACATGACACCACTTTAGGTCCTGCGTTAGGTGGGACTCGGATGTGGACGTATCAATCAGAGGAAGAGGCATTTGAAGATGCTTTAAGACTTGCTAAAGGCATGACATACAAAAATGCAGCTGCTGGACTGAATCTTGGAGGCGGTAAAACCGTGATTATTGGTGACCCACGTAAAGATAAAAATGAAGCTATGTTCAGAGCCTTTGGCCGTTTCATTCAAGGTTTAAATGGTCGTTATATTACTGCTGAAGACGTGGGAACCACTGTGGAAGACATGGATCTAGTTTATTCGGAAACAGATTATGTAACAGGTATTTCACCTGCATTTGGTTCTTCTGGAAACCCCTCTCCAGTGACTGCTTATGGCGTTTATGTCGGGATGAAAGCTGCAGCAAAAGAAGCATTTGGTGACGACTCTCTTGAGGGTAAAACAATTGCAGTACAAGGAGTTGGTAACGTAGCTTTCAGTCTATGCAGGTATTTATACGAAGAAGGTGCTCGGTTAATCGTAACCGATATTAATAAAGAAGCAGTTAAACGGGCAGTAGAAGCATTCGACGCCGAAGCAGTAGATATAAATGATATATATAGTGCAGATTGTGATATTTATTCCCCGTGTGCGTTAGGTGCTACAATTAATGATGATACAATCCCACAATTAAAAGCGAAAGTGATAGCAGGAGCTGCCAATAACCAATTGAAAGAAACCCGCCATGGGGATATCATTCAAGAAAAGGGGATTGTCTACGCACCTGATTATGTTATAAACTCTGGGGGCGTTATTAATGTTGCTGATGAGTTAGTCGGCTATAATCGCGAGCGAGCTATGAAAAAAGTTGAAACCATTTATGATAGTATTACAAAGATTTTTGACATTGCAAAACGAGATATGATTCCTTCTTATAAAGCAGCAAATCGAATGGCTGAAGAAAGAATTGAGACTATGAAAAAATCTCGCCGACAGTTTTTACAAAATGGTATGTCAATATTAAGCCGTGGAAGAGGTTAACATCTAATGTCCCTTTTCCAAGGGACTTATTTTGCGCATGTTATCATTTACTAGAGGACAGGAGGAATTGACATGAGTCATGATGTTTATCACATTTTAGCGATTAACCCCGGCTCCACATCAACTAAAATTGCGCTCTATGAAAACGAAAATGAATTGTTTGTTGAAACATTGAGACACGACAAGACAACGTTGACTAGATTCCATTCTATAGGAGAGCAATATAAGTTTCGAAAAAATGTCATACTTGACCTTCTAAAGGACAACAACTATAAGGTGTCAGAGCTATCTGCTGTCGTCGGAAGGGGGGGCTTGTTACGTCCAATTGAAGGGGGTACCTATCGTGTAAATCACTTAATGCTTGCTGACTTAGAAGTGGGATACGCTGGCCAACATGCCTCTAATTTAGGCGGTATACTGGCACATGACATCGCCCATGAATTAAACATTCAAGCCTATATTGTCGACCCGGTAGTGGTAGACGAAATGGCAGATGTGGCTAGAATATCGGGCTTTGCTGGCTGTCAAAGAAAAAGCATTTTTCATGCATTAAATCAAAAAGCAGTTGCGAGAAAGGTGGCATCTGATCTCAATACATCGTATGATAAACTTAATACGATCGTGGTACATATGGGTGGAGGCATTACGATCGGAGCCCATCAGCAGGGGCGTGTGATCGATGTGAATAATGGTCTACACGGTGAAGGGCCTTTTTCCCCTGAACGCGCTGGAACTGTCCAAGCAGGGGATCTTGTAGAAAAGTGTTTTTCCGGTAAATATAGCAAAGATGATATGATGAAAAAGATTGTGGGTAACGGAGGCTTAGCTGGTCACCTAGGTACAACAGATGCTATTGAAGTGGAAAGACGCATTTCAAATGGTGACAAAAAAGCAGCACTTATCTATGATGCCATGGCCTATCAAGTAGCAAAGGAAATTGGTAGTGCGGCTGTCGTTCTTTCTGGAAATATCGATGTCATCATTTTAACTGGCGGTCTTGCTCATGCAAAAGAATTTGTCGAGAAAATCACCTCTCGTGTAAAATGGATAGCAAGGATTGTGACAGAACCAGGTGAGAATGAAATGAAAGCCCTATGTGAAGGGGCATTAAGAGTATTAAGAGGAGAAGAGGACGTAAAGGAATATGGTGTTAACACATCTGCTGACAACTAAAATTCGAGCAGGAGGGATTTTTTATGGCTAAAGAATATGATCTGGTCATATTAGGAGCTGGTACTGGTGGATACGTAGCAGCGATTAGAGCGTCGCAACTTGGAATGACTGTTGCAGTCGTGGAAAAAGAAAAGCTTGGAGGGACGTGCTTACACAAAGGGTGTATCCCTAGTAAAGCCCTTTTAAGAAGTGCGGAAGTCTATAAAACCGTTAAAGAAGCGGGAACATTTGGAATCTCATTAGATAATCCTGTCCTTAATTTTACTGCAGTACAAAAGCGTAAAATGGCAATAGTGGATCAATTATATAAAGGTGTCCAGCACTTAATGAAAAAAGGGAAAATAGATGTATACGAGGGGTTCGGTAGGATTCTTGGTCCATCTATTTTTTCGCCGACTGCTGGTACAGTATCAATTGAAAATAATGACGGCGCAGAAAATGAGATGCTGATTCCTAAGTATGTTTTAATTGCCACTGGGAGTAAACCTAAGGCTTTGCCTGATGTGACGTTAGATGAAGAGAAGATCCTTTCTTCAGAAGGGGCTCTACAATTAGATATGTTACCTGCTTCCATAAGCATTATCGGTGGAGGTGTGATCGGAATTGAATGGGCCTCCATGTTAGTAGACTTTGGTGTGGAAGTAACGGTACTTGAATATGCTTCACGTATTTTACCGCTTGAAGATGTCGACGTTTCTAAAGAAATGCAGCGATCGTTAAAGAAAAAAGGTGTCAAAATTATAACAAGCGCTAAAGTACTTCCTGATCAATTAGACACAACAGAAGATACTGTCAACGTTGCTTATGAGCATAAAGGTGAAACGAAACATGTGTCATCTGAGAAAGTACTCATCTCTATAGGAAGAACGGCTAATGTGACGGATATCGGATTGGAAAATACAGATATCCAGATTAAAAACGACGTTATTCATGTTAACGAGCATTACCAAACGAAAGAAGCGCACATATATGCCATTGGGGACGTGATTGGGGGGCTACAGTTAGCACATGTTGCGTCACACGAAGGGATTGCGGCAGTTGAGCATATGGCTGGAATGGTGACTCACCCTGTGGAAGAACTGCATGTGCCAAAATGTATTTATTCCTCGCCAGAAGCAGCAAGTGTCGGCTTATCCGAGGAGGCTGCAAAAGAACAAGGCTATTCAGTTAAAATAGGTAAATTCTTGTTTAAAGCAATAGGTAAAGCGCTTGTCTACGGTGATACATCAGGTTTTGTTAAGTTTGTGTCAGATGCAGAAACAAACGATTTGCTCGGTGTTCATATGATTGGACCGCATGTGACAGACATGATTTCTGAAGCAGCTCTTGCAAAAGTACTTGATGCGGCTGATTGGGAAGTGGCTAGCACCATTCACCCGCACCCTAGTTTATCTGAGGCGATTGGGGAAGCTGCTCTAGCTGTTGATGGGAAAGACATTCATGGTGGTTAAGTAGCTTTTATTACTAATCGATTTTGAGGAGGGAAAGAAAGATGAGTGAGCAACGACATCATAAATTAGGGATGACGGATAAAGATGTTCTACAAATGTATGAAACAATGCTTGCAGCAAGAATGATTGACGAGAGAATGTGGTTGTTAAACAGAGCAGGTAAAATCGCTTTTGTTATCTCTTGCCAAGGTCAGGAAGCAGCGCAAGTAGGGGCAGCAATGGCCCTAGATAATAAACAAGATTACGTATTGCCCTACTACAGAGATATGGGCGTTGTCCTTCATTTCGGTATGAGTATTAAAGATTTAATGCTATCTGGATTTGCAAAAGAGGAGGATCCGAATTCCGGAGGGCGACAAATGCCTGGACATTTTGGTAAAAAATCCTCTCGTATTGTAACAGGCTCTTCGCCAGTAACGACTCAAGTCCCTCATGCAGTGGGATTTGGATTAGCGGCAAAAATGAAAAAGAAGGAATTTGTTGCTTTTACAACATTTGGTGAAGGGTCATCTAACCAAGGTGACTTTCATGAGGGAATTAACTTTGCTAGTGTCCATGATCTTCCCGTTATTTTTATGTGTGAAAATAATAAATACGCTATTTCAGTCCCATTAGACAAGCAGCTGAACATTGAAAGTGTGGCTGAGCGAGCAAAAGGATACGGTATTCACGGCGAATCAGTTGATGGCAATGACCCGTTAGCAGTATATGAAGCTGTAATGCATGCAAGAAAGCGTGCAGTAGCTGGAGAAGGGCCTTCTCTCATTGAAACAGTATCTTATCGTCTAACCCCTCATTCTAGCGATGACGATGACAGTACCTATCGTGCTAAAGAGGAGGTAGAAGCAGCGAAGAAAATAGATCCCGTTCATACCTTCTGTCAGTATTTAAAAGACGCTGATGTTCTAACTGAAGAAAAGGACGATGAAATACGGGCAAAACTTCGCAGAGAAATTGATGAAGCAACCGATTATGCAGAAAACGCATCATATCCTAATGTAGAGTCATTAATGGATTATGTTTATGGAGAGGAGTGAACAGCATGCCCGTCATATCTTATATTGAATCAATAACGAAAGCGTTAAAAGAAGAGATGGCACGAGATGAAAATGTATTTATCCTTGGTGAAGATGTTGGTAAACGAGGAGGCGTTTTCAGGGCTACTGACGGACTATATACAGAATTTGGTGAAGAAAGAGTCATTGATACCCCTCTTGCTGAATCAGCGATCGCAGGGGTTGGAATTGGTGCTGCCATGTATGGTATGAGGCCAGTAGCGGAAATGCAGTTTGCGGACTTTATTATGCCCGCTTTCAATCAAATTGTTTCTGAAGCAGCCAAAATACGTTACCGATCAAATAATGATTGGATCTGCCCTGTTACGATCAGGGCCCCTTATGGGGGGGGTGTTCATGGCGCACTTTATCACTCACAATCGGTAGAAGCGATGTTTGCTAACACACCAGGCTTAAAAATTGTGATGCCGTCTACTCCTTATGATGTTAAAGGCTTATTAAAAGCGGCCATTCGTTCAGATGATCCTGTGCTATTTTTTGAACATAAACGAGCTTATCGCTTAATAAAGGGGGAAGTCCCTGATGAAGATTACACACTACCTATAGGGAAAGCCGATGTCAAGCGAGAAGGTGAGGACATCACAGTCATTACTTACGGTCTATGCGTACATTTTGCATTACAAGCGGCTGAAGCTCTAGAAAAAGACGGGTATTCTGCCCATATCCTAGATTTACGTACCGTTTATCCCCTTGACAAGCAAGCAATCATTGAAGCAGCACAAAAAACTGGCAAAGTGCTCTTAGTCACTGAAGCTAATAAAGAAGGAAGCATTATGAGTGAAGTAGCAGCAGTGATTGCTGAGCATTGTTTATTTGATTTAGATGCTCCTGTTCAGCGCCTGGCTGGCCCTGATGTTCCTGCCATGCCTTATGCCCCGCCCCTAGAGAAGCACTTTATGGTTACGCCTGACAAAGTGGAAAAAGCGATGCGAGAGTTAGCAGAATTCTAATAATAGAGATGCGAACTGTTAAAGATTTGAAGGAGGTCCCGTGTATGGCAACTGAAATAACGATGCCCCAATTAGGGGAAAGTGTCACTGAGGGCACGATTACTAAATGGCTTGTTAAACCTGGTGAT
The Salipaludibacillus sp. LMS25 DNA segment above includes these coding regions:
- the bcd gene encoding branched-chain amino acid dehydrogenase, with protein sequence MELFKYMETYDYEQTVVCQDKESGLKAIIAIHDTTLGPALGGTRMWTYQSEEEAFEDALRLAKGMTYKNAAAGLNLGGGKTVIIGDPRKDKNEAMFRAFGRFIQGLNGRYITAEDVGTTVEDMDLVYSETDYVTGISPAFGSSGNPSPVTAYGVYVGMKAAAKEAFGDDSLEGKTIAVQGVGNVAFSLCRYLYEEGARLIVTDINKEAVKRAVEAFDAEAVDINDIYSADCDIYSPCALGATINDDTIPQLKAKVIAGAANNQLKETRHGDIIQEKGIVYAPDYVINSGGVINVADELVGYNRERAMKKVETIYDSITKIFDIAKRDMIPSYKAANRMAEERIETMKKSRRQFLQNGMSILSRGRG
- a CDS encoding alpha-ketoacid dehydrogenase subunit beta; this translates as MPVISYIESITKALKEEMARDENVFILGEDVGKRGGVFRATDGLYTEFGEERVIDTPLAESAIAGVGIGAAMYGMRPVAEMQFADFIMPAFNQIVSEAAKIRYRSNNDWICPVTIRAPYGGGVHGALYHSQSVEAMFANTPGLKIVMPSTPYDVKGLLKAAIRSDDPVLFFEHKRAYRLIKGEVPDEDYTLPIGKADVKREGEDITVITYGLCVHFALQAAEALEKDGYSAHILDLRTVYPLDKQAIIEAAQKTGKVLLVTEANKEGSIMSEVAAVIAEHCLFDLDAPVQRLAGPDVPAMPYAPPLEKHFMVTPDKVEKAMRELAEF
- the buk gene encoding butyrate kinase, with amino-acid sequence MSHDVYHILAINPGSTSTKIALYENENELFVETLRHDKTTLTRFHSIGEQYKFRKNVILDLLKDNNYKVSELSAVVGRGGLLRPIEGGTYRVNHLMLADLEVGYAGQHASNLGGILAHDIAHELNIQAYIVDPVVVDEMADVARISGFAGCQRKSIFHALNQKAVARKVASDLNTSYDKLNTIVVHMGGGITIGAHQQGRVIDVNNGLHGEGPFSPERAGTVQAGDLVEKCFSGKYSKDDMMKKIVGNGGLAGHLGTTDAIEVERRISNGDKKAALIYDAMAYQVAKEIGSAAVVLSGNIDVIILTGGLAHAKEFVEKITSRVKWIARIVTEPGENEMKALCEGALRVLRGEEDVKEYGVNTSADN
- the lpdA gene encoding dihydrolipoyl dehydrogenase, whose product is MAKEYDLVILGAGTGGYVAAIRASQLGMTVAVVEKEKLGGTCLHKGCIPSKALLRSAEVYKTVKEAGTFGISLDNPVLNFTAVQKRKMAIVDQLYKGVQHLMKKGKIDVYEGFGRILGPSIFSPTAGTVSIENNDGAENEMLIPKYVLIATGSKPKALPDVTLDEEKILSSEGALQLDMLPASISIIGGGVIGIEWASMLVDFGVEVTVLEYASRILPLEDVDVSKEMQRSLKKKGVKIITSAKVLPDQLDTTEDTVNVAYEHKGETKHVSSEKVLISIGRTANVTDIGLENTDIQIKNDVIHVNEHYQTKEAHIYAIGDVIGGLQLAHVASHEGIAAVEHMAGMVTHPVEELHVPKCIYSSPEAASVGLSEEAAKEQGYSVKIGKFLFKAIGKALVYGDTSGFVKFVSDAETNDLLGVHMIGPHVTDMISEAALAKVLDAADWEVASTIHPHPSLSEAIGEAALAVDGKDIHGG
- a CDS encoding thiamine pyrophosphate-dependent dehydrogenase E1 component subunit alpha is translated as MSEQRHHKLGMTDKDVLQMYETMLAARMIDERMWLLNRAGKIAFVISCQGQEAAQVGAAMALDNKQDYVLPYYRDMGVVLHFGMSIKDLMLSGFAKEEDPNSGGRQMPGHFGKKSSRIVTGSSPVTTQVPHAVGFGLAAKMKKKEFVAFTTFGEGSSNQGDFHEGINFASVHDLPVIFMCENNKYAISVPLDKQLNIESVAERAKGYGIHGESVDGNDPLAVYEAVMHARKRAVAGEGPSLIETVSYRLTPHSSDDDDSTYRAKEEVEAAKKIDPVHTFCQYLKDADVLTEEKDDEIRAKLRREIDEATDYAENASYPNVESLMDYVYGEE